The following are encoded in a window of Alphaproteobacteria bacterium genomic DNA:
- a CDS encoding alkaline phosphatase family protein, with protein sequence MRRAVLVICDGHRADFVRPELTPHICALAARGRRFAEHRGIFPSVTRTSSASIATGCHPGRHGLHGNTMALDEGDGLVTRDVGNPDFRTRMRKATGATLRVPTVAERIADLRGQIVFSNVSPGAAIFHDPDGYGHVYHRAISYGPGESAVADPLKVSHDAAGDAAMTERFCREILRDRRPTVSVLWLCEPDHTMHASELGSPDHLAAIRAADACVGRVAETVDALRAEGEDILLLVGSDHGQETVGETIRLDALLVEAGLKESLTSTDVAIAPQGFSGLVSLAAGLEARAADIAKFLRGQDWIGDVFDASDLARIGQAPTHGLALAFTLRGDDRTNSYGVPGYSPIVMASSDERVKAGLGSHGGLGRWEQSPFLVAQGGPVPATGAAVTAPTCIVDIAPTILRHLGRDATGMDGKALDFA encoded by the coding sequence ATGCGGCGGGCGGTATTGGTGATTTGCGACGGCCACCGAGCCGATTTCGTGCGGCCCGAATTGACGCCCCATATCTGCGCCCTCGCCGCGCGCGGCCGGCGCTTCGCCGAACATCGCGGCATTTTCCCGTCGGTCACGCGCACCTCGTCCGCCAGCATCGCGACCGGTTGCCATCCCGGCCGCCATGGCCTGCACGGCAACACGATGGCGTTGGACGAAGGTGACGGCCTGGTCACGCGCGACGTTGGCAATCCCGATTTCCGCACCCGGATGCGCAAAGCGACCGGCGCCACGCTGCGTGTACCCACCGTCGCCGAACGCATCGCCGATCTGCGCGGCCAAATCGTCTTCTCCAACGTGTCGCCGGGGGCGGCGATCTTCCACGACCCCGACGGCTACGGCCATGTCTATCACCGCGCGATCTCCTACGGGCCGGGCGAAAGCGCCGTCGCCGATCCGCTGAAGGTTTCCCATGACGCCGCCGGCGACGCGGCGATGACCGAGCGCTTCTGCCGCGAAATCCTGCGCGATCGCCGCCCGACCGTATCGGTGCTGTGGCTGTGCGAGCCCGACCACACGATGCACGCGAGCGAATTGGGCTCGCCCGATCATCTCGCCGCGATCCGCGCCGCCGATGCCTGCGTCGGGCGCGTCGCCGAAACGGTCGATGCGCTGCGTGCCGAAGGCGAGGATATTCTGCTGCTCGTCGGCTCCGATCACGGGCAGGAAACGGTCGGCGAAACGATCCGCCTCGATGCACTTCTGGTCGAAGCCGGTTTGAAGGAATCCCTCACCTCGACGGACGTCGCCATCGCGCCGCAAGGTTTCAGCGGCCTCGTCTCGCTCGCCGCCGGGCTTGAGGCGCGTGCCGCCGACATCGCGAAATTCCTGCGCGGCCAGGATTGGATCGGCGACGTTTTCGATGCGAGCGACCTCGCGCGGATCGGCCAAGCGCCGACGCATGGGCTGGCCCTTGCCTTCACTTTGCGCGGCGACGATCGCACCAATAGCTACGGCGTGCCGGGCTATAGCCCGATCGTCATGGCGTCGAGCGACGAACGCGTCAAAGCGGGTCTCGGCTCGCATGGCGGGCTGGGGCGCTGGGAACAAAGCCCGTTCCTGGTCGCGCAAGGCGGGCCCGTGCCCGCGACCGGCGCGGCCGTGACGGCGCCGACCTGCATCGTCGACATCGCGCCGACGATCTTGCGCCATCTCGGCCGCGATGCGACCGGGATGGACGGCAAGGCGCTCGATTTCGCTTAG
- a CDS encoding cupin domain-containing protein has protein sequence MDIEIGDVLRGLRERAGLSQRALAQKVGLSAPAISMIESGRTSPSVGTLKRVLDGLDISLADFFAREIPVETEHFYRARELTEIGEKGISYRQVGRNLKQRPLQILHERYQAGSDTGRNHLSHDGFEGGVVVRGRLEVTVDGRKRVLGPGDAYYFDSRLPHRFRNAGKEECEVVSACTPPSF, from the coding sequence ATGGACATCGAAATCGGCGACGTGCTGCGGGGTTTGCGCGAACGCGCGGGGCTATCGCAACGCGCTTTGGCGCAGAAAGTGGGCTTGAGCGCACCGGCGATTTCGATGATCGAATCCGGGCGCACCAGCCCATCGGTCGGCACGCTCAAACGCGTGCTCGACGGGCTCGATATCTCGCTCGCCGATTTCTTCGCCCGCGAAATTCCGGTCGAGACCGAGCATTTCTATCGCGCGCGCGAATTGACCGAGATCGGCGAGAAGGGCATTTCCTATCGTCAGGTCGGACGGAACCTCAAACAGCGCCCGCTGCAGATTTTGCACGAGCGCTATCAAGCCGGGTCCGACACCGGGCGCAATCACCTCAGCCATGACGGTTTCGAAGGCGGCGTGGTGGTGCGCGGCCGATTGGAGGTCACGGTCGATGGGCGCAAGCGCGTGCTGGGACCGGGCGACGCCTATTATTTCGATTCCCGCCTGCCCCACCGTTTTCGCAACGCGGGCAAGGAGGAATGCGAGGTCGTCAGCGCTTGCACGCCGCCGAGTTTCTGA
- a CDS encoding aspartate aminotransferase family protein: MTAAIKTADPNNLEALWMPFTANRQFKKKPRLLAGAKGMFYSTPDGREILDGTSGLWCVNAGHGRQKIVDAIAKQAATMDYAPGFQMGHPISFEFASRLQAILPGDLDKVFFTNSGSESVDTALKMALAYHRAKGQGQRVRFIGRERGYHGVGFGGISVGGIVANRKQFGLQLPYTDHLPHTHLPEKNSFVRGQPEHGAELADALEKLVTLHDASTIAAVIVEPMAGSTGVLIPPKGYLERLRAICDKYGILLIFDEVITGFGRLGASFAAEKFNVIPDLMTVAKGITNAAVPMGAVFARKEIYDAMMTGPENLIELFHGYTYSGHPLACAAGLATLDIYREEGLFQRAAELAPYWEDAVHSLKGKRNVIDIRNMGLVAGIELSSRPNQPTARAYDVLVDCFESGLLVRTTGDIVALSPPLIVEKPQMDRMIDTLGKAIERAA, translated from the coding sequence ATGACCGCCGCGATCAAAACCGCCGATCCCAACAATCTCGAAGCGTTGTGGATGCCCTTCACCGCGAACCGGCAATTCAAGAAGAAGCCGCGTCTGCTGGCGGGTGCCAAGGGCATGTTTTATTCCACACCGGACGGCCGCGAGATTCTGGACGGCACGTCGGGACTGTGGTGCGTCAATGCCGGTCATGGCCGCCAGAAAATCGTCGACGCGATCGCCAAACAGGCCGCGACGATGGATTACGCGCCCGGCTTCCAGATGGGCCATCCGATCAGCTTCGAATTCGCCTCGCGCTTGCAGGCGATCTTGCCTGGCGATCTCGACAAGGTGTTCTTCACCAATTCGGGTTCCGAAAGCGTCGATACGGCGCTGAAGATGGCGCTCGCCTATCACCGCGCGAAGGGCCAGGGCCAGCGCGTGCGTTTCATCGGGCGCGAGCGCGGTTATCACGGTGTCGGCTTCGGCGGCATCTCGGTCGGCGGCATCGTCGCCAACCGCAAGCAATTCGGGCTTCAACTGCCCTACACCGATCATCTGCCGCATACCCATCTGCCGGAGAAGAACAGCTTCGTGCGCGGCCAGCCCGAACATGGCGCCGAACTCGCCGACGCGCTCGAAAAACTCGTCACGTTGCACGATGCCTCGACCATCGCCGCCGTGATCGTCGAGCCGATGGCCGGGTCGACCGGCGTGTTGATCCCGCCCAAGGGCTATCTCGAACGCCTGCGCGCGATCTGCGACAAATACGGCATTCTGCTGATCTTCGACGAAGTCATCACCGGCTTCGGCCGCTTGGGCGCTTCCTTCGCGGCCGAGAAGTTCAACGTGATCCCCGATCTGATGACGGTCGCCAAGGGCATCACCAACGCCGCCGTGCCCATGGGCGCCGTGTTCGCGCGCAAGGAAATCTACGACGCGATGATGACGGGACCGGAAAACCTGATCGAGTTGTTCCACGGCTATACCTATTCGGGTCATCCGCTGGCCTGCGCGGCGGGTCTCGCCACGCTCGACATCTATCGCGAGGAAGGTCTGTTCCAGCGCGCGGCCGAATTGGCGCCCTATTGGGAAGACGCGGTGCACTCGCTCAAAGGCAAGCGCAACGTGATCGATATCCGCAATATGGGCTTGGTGGCCGGGATTGAACTTTCGTCGCGACCGAACCAGCCGACCGCGCGCGCTTACGACGTGCTGGTCGATTGCTTCGAATCCGGGTTATTGGTGCGCACGACGGGCGACATCGTGGCGTTGTCGCCGCCGCTGATCGTCGAGAAGCCGCAAATGGACCGCATGATCGACACGCTGGGCAAAGCGATCGAGCGCGCGGCCTGA
- a CDS encoding CoA-acylating methylmalonate-semialdehyde dehydrogenase, whose protein sequence is MNRIGHFIGGKAVAGGSRVGPVYNPATGEQAAEVALASKAEVDAVVANAAAAQIAWAATPPLIRARVMFKWKELLETHRDAIAKLITLEHGKTHEDAKGEMVRGIEVVEFACGIPHLLKGDFTPDVGRGIDAYSMRQPLGVVAGITPFNFPGMIGLWMAPMAIATGNAFVWKPSEKDPSTSLRIAELAMEAGLPAGILNVVQGDKEAVDALLTHPTIQAISFVGSTPIGEYVYKTGTAHGKRVQALCGAKNHMVVMPDADLDQTADALMGAGYGSAGERCMAISIAVAVGNVGDQLIERLAPRVAKLKVGPGLDPDSEMGPLVTKEHLAKVKGYVDTGVKEGAKLVVDGRGLKLQGYENGYFMGGCLFDNVTADMKIYKEEIFGPVLGVVRAKNYAEALKLVNDHEYGNGTAIFTRDGDAARSFANDVKVGMVGVNVPIPVPVAYHSFGGWKRSIFGDRNAYGAEGVGFYTKVKTTTVRWPTGIKSGAEFVMPTMK, encoded by the coding sequence ATGAATCGTATCGGCCATTTCATCGGCGGCAAGGCCGTGGCGGGCGGAAGCCGCGTGGGCCCGGTCTACAACCCGGCGACGGGCGAACAGGCGGCGGAAGTCGCGTTGGCGTCGAAGGCCGAAGTGGATGCCGTCGTCGCGAACGCGGCGGCCGCGCAGATCGCTTGGGCCGCCACACCGCCGCTGATCCGCGCGCGCGTGATGTTCAAGTGGAAGGAATTGCTGGAAACGCATCGCGACGCGATCGCGAAGCTGATCACGCTGGAGCACGGCAAGACGCATGAAGATGCCAAGGGCGAAATGGTCCGCGGCATCGAGGTCGTCGAGTTTGCTTGCGGCATTCCGCATCTGCTGAAGGGCGATTTCACCCCCGACGTGGGCCGCGGCATCGACGCCTATTCGATGCGCCAGCCGCTGGGCGTGGTCGCGGGCATCACGCCGTTCAACTTCCCCGGCATGATCGGGCTGTGGATGGCGCCGATGGCGATCGCCACGGGCAACGCCTTCGTGTGGAAACCGTCGGAGAAGGACCCCTCGACGTCGCTTCGCATCGCGGAGCTGGCGATGGAAGCGGGTTTGCCGGCCGGCATCCTCAATGTCGTGCAGGGCGACAAGGAAGCGGTCGACGCGTTGCTGACGCATCCGACGATCCAGGCGATCAGCTTCGTCGGCTCCACGCCGATCGGCGAATATGTCTACAAGACCGGCACGGCGCATGGAAAGCGCGTGCAGGCGTTGTGCGGGGCGAAGAACCACATGGTGGTGATGCCCGACGCCGATCTCGACCAAACGGCCGATGCGCTGATGGGCGCTGGCTACGGCTCGGCGGGCGAGCGCTGCATGGCGATCTCCATTGCGGTGGCCGTCGGCAATGTCGGCGATCAATTGATCGAACGCCTGGCGCCGCGCGTGGCCAAGCTCAAGGTCGGCCCCGGCCTCGATCCCGATAGCGAGATGGGTCCGCTGGTGACCAAGGAACATCTCGCTAAGGTGAAGGGCTACGTGGACACCGGCGTCAAGGAAGGCGCCAAGCTGGTGGTCGATGGGCGCGGCTTGAAGCTTCAAGGCTACGAGAACGGCTACTTCATGGGCGGCTGCCTGTTCGACAACGTCACCGCCGACATGAAGATCTATAAGGAAGAGATCTTCGGGCCGGTGCTGGGCGTGGTGCGCGCCAAGAACTACGCCGAAGCCTTGAAGCTGGTGAACGATCACGAATACGGCAACGGCACCGCGATCTTCACCCGCGACGGCGACGCCGCGCGCAGCTTCGCCAACGACGTGAAGGTCGGCATGGTCGGCGTCAACGTGCCGATCCCCGTGCCGGTCGCTTATCACTCCTTCGGCGGCTGGAAGCGCTCGATCTTCGGCGACCGCAACGCTTACGGCGCCGAGGGTGTCGGCTTCTACACCAAGGTCAAGACGACGACCGTACGTTGGCCCACCGGCATCAAATCCGGCGCCGAGTTCGTCATGCCCACGATGAAGTAA
- a CDS encoding cation:proton antiporter, with protein MAEAAGFGVGHAVVLLGAAVVAVPLFRRAGLGSVLGYLAAGLIIGPFGLGLFDDPETLLHIAELGVVMFLFVIGLEMRPSKLWRLRRQIFGLGVAQVLTCGALLTLVGMAAGLRVEVAAVGAMGFVLSSTAVIMQMLDEAGETQTPEGQKAVAILLLEDLAIVPLLALVAVWAAVNGRVEADATPAWQSIGIALAALGVLIAAGRWLLDPFFGLIARAGAREVLTAAALLVVLGSALGMQLAGLSMAMGAFVAGVLLSESNFRHQLEADIEPFRGLLLGLFFLSVGMSLDLSVVAAEWRMVLGGVIAFMSVKAVGIYMVARLARSGHAAAANRAGLFAQGGEFAFVLYAAALGVGLFDARISAIMSAIVILSMALTPLVLIVQRRTRREAPVSMEGIEVANGLKGRVLFIGFGRFAQVATQALLANKVELSLIETDVDMIRAAGNFGFKIHYGDGTRLDVLRASGAETAEAILVCVDKPDVADKIVELCRHEFPLVKLYVRAFDRGHSLRLIKAGVTYQIRETFESALVFSCAVLKGLGFDAELAKESTDEVRERDKQRVELELIGGIEAGRKLFRGNAETPEPSPFFPGKKSDAEPAPALPER; from the coding sequence ATGGCGGAAGCGGCGGGTTTTGGCGTGGGACATGCGGTCGTCCTGTTGGGGGCGGCCGTCGTTGCGGTGCCGTTGTTCCGGCGTGCGGGCTTGGGCTCGGTGCTCGGCTATCTCGCCGCCGGCTTGATCATCGGGCCCTTCGGTCTGGGCCTGTTCGACGATCCGGAAACGTTGCTGCACATCGCCGAACTTGGCGTTGTGATGTTCCTGTTCGTCATCGGCCTTGAAATGCGCCCTTCGAAGCTCTGGCGTTTGCGCCGCCAGATTTTCGGGCTGGGTGTCGCGCAAGTTCTGACCTGCGGCGCGTTGTTGACCCTCGTCGGCATGGCGGCGGGTCTGCGCGTGGAAGTCGCGGCCGTCGGCGCAATGGGCTTCGTGCTGTCGTCGACCGCCGTGATCATGCAGATGCTGGACGAGGCGGGCGAAACCCAAACCCCCGAAGGCCAGAAAGCCGTCGCGATTTTGTTGCTCGAAGATCTGGCGATCGTGCCGTTGCTCGCCCTCGTCGCCGTGTGGGCGGCGGTGAACGGCCGCGTGGAAGCCGATGCGACGCCCGCCTGGCAGAGTATCGGCATCGCGCTGGCGGCGCTGGGCGTGTTGATCGCGGCGGGGCGCTGGCTGCTCGATCCGTTCTTCGGTTTGATCGCGCGGGCGGGGGCCCGCGAAGTGCTAACCGCCGCCGCGTTGCTGGTCGTGCTGGGTTCGGCGCTGGGCATGCAACTCGCCGGATTGTCGATGGCGATGGGCGCCTTCGTCGCCGGCGTGCTGCTGTCGGAATCGAATTTTCGCCATCAGCTCGAAGCGGATATCGAGCCGTTTCGAGGTCTGCTGCTCGGGCTGTTCTTCCTCAGCGTCGGCATGTCGCTGGATTTGTCGGTCGTCGCGGCCGAATGGCGGATGGTGCTGGGCGGCGTCATCGCCTTCATGTCGGTAAAGGCCGTCGGCATCTATATGGTCGCGCGCCTCGCGCGCTCCGGCCATGCGGCCGCCGCAAATCGCGCGGGTCTGTTCGCGCAAGGCGGCGAGTTCGCATTCGTGCTTTACGCGGCCGCGCTGGGCGTGGGCCTGTTCGATGCGCGCATTTCCGCGATCATGAGCGCCATCGTCATCCTGTCGATGGCGCTGACGCCCTTGGTGTTGATCGTCCAGCGCCGCACGCGCCGCGAAGCGCCCGTGTCGATGGAAGGGATCGAGGTCGCGAATGGTTTGAAGGGCCGCGTGTTGTTCATCGGCTTCGGCCGTTTCGCCCAGGTCGCGACGCAAGCCCTGCTCGCCAACAAGGTCGAGCTGTCGCTGATCGAAACCGATGTCGACATGATCCGCGCCGCCGGAAATTTCGGTTTCAAGATTCATTACGGCGACGGTACTAGGCTCGACGTACTGCGCGCCTCGGGCGCCGAAACGGCCGAGGCGATTTTGGTCTGCGTCGACAAACCGGACGTCGCCGACAAGATCGTCGAGCTTTGCCGACACGAGTTTCCGCTGGTAAAGCTTTACGTGCGCGCCTTCGATCGCGGCCATTCGCTGCGCTTGATCAAGGCGGGCGTCACCTACCAGATCCGCGAAACGTTTGAGTCGGCTCTGGTTTTCAGCTGTGCCGTGCTGAAAGGGCTCGGCTTCGACGCGGAGCTTGCGAAGGAATCGACCGACGAAGTGCGCGAGCGCGACAAGCAGCGCGTCGAGCTCGAGTTGATCGGCGGGATCGAGGCCGGACGCAAACTATTCCGCGGCAATGCCGAGACGCCCGAACCCAGCCCGTTCTTCCCCGGCAAGAAGAGCGATGCCGAACCCGCACCCGCCTTGCCGGAGCGTTGA
- the uraH gene encoding hydroxyisourate hydrolase produces the protein MGELTCHVLDTHGGKPAAGMRVDLAIRDGEAWRTLKSVETIATGRTADPLLAGDALAPGAYRLEFHHADYFARHAKLSDPPFYDRIVHFFAIDAADAHTHITLVASPWGYSTYRWKA, from the coding sequence ATGGGCGAACTCACCTGCCACGTTCTGGATACCCACGGCGGCAAGCCCGCCGCCGGCATGCGCGTCGATCTGGCGATACGCGACGGCGAAGCTTGGCGCACACTCAAATCGGTCGAGACGATCGCGACGGGCCGCACCGCCGATCCCTTGTTGGCGGGCGATGCGCTGGCGCCGGGCGCCTATCGCCTGGAATTCCATCACGCGGATTACTTCGCCCGCCACGCGAAGCTCTCCGATCCGCCCTTCTACGACCGCATCGTCCATTTCTTCGCGATCGATGCGGCCGACGCGCACACGCACATCACGCTGGTCGCGTCGCCCTGGGGCTATTCGACCTATCGCTGGAAAGCCTGA
- a CDS encoding hydroxyisourate hydrolase, translating to MAHLTIHILDTFTGEGAAGAWVEFSRRDGEAYTPIARFAVDAKGRAPAPLLEGDELPCGAYQIEIHAGAYYAARGQKPSDGAALDIAPIRFSIFDGKRNYHLPVLFSPYGYTTYLGQ from the coding sequence ATGGCGCATCTGACGATCCATATCCTGGACACGTTCACCGGCGAGGGTGCGGCCGGCGCCTGGGTCGAGTTCTCGCGCCGCGACGGCGAGGCCTATACGCCGATCGCGCGTTTCGCGGTCGACGCGAAGGGCCGAGCGCCCGCACCGCTATTGGAAGGTGACGAATTGCCGTGCGGCGCCTATCAGATCGAAATCCACGCTGGCGCCTATTACGCCGCGCGCGGGCAAAAACCTTCGGACGGCGCGGCGCTCGACATCGCGCCGATCCGCTTTTCCATTTTCGACGGAAAACGGAACTACCATCTGCCGGTGCTGTTCTCGCCCTATGGCTACACGACCTATCTGGGGCAATGA
- a CDS encoding tripartite tricarboxylate transporter permease, with protein MDVFANIALGFSVAFTPVNLLFCFFGVLMGTLVGVLPGIGTVATMSMLLPATFHLAPATSLIMLAGIYYGAQYGGSTTAILVKLPGEASSVATVLDGYAMAQKGRAGAALTIAALASLFAGTVSTLLIAMGGPVMAQIALKFGPAEYFSLMLLGLVASVVLASGSIVKAIAMILAGVFLGLIGPDANSPVPRMTFGIAELSEGVNFVAIAVGLYGLSEIILNLEQRLIRTAPVAMRELMPNREEFRRSVGPAIRGTALGSLLGILPGGGPLLASFGAYALEKKISPTPERFGHGAPEGVAAPEAANNAGAQTSFVPLLTLGVPSNAIMAVMAGAMTIQGIAPGPKVMVEHAPLFWGMIASMWIGNFMLVVLNLPLVGLWVKLLQVPYRILYPAILFFCCIGVYSISNSAFDVYLAVGFGIAGYAMIKLGFEPTPLLLGFILGPMMEENLKRTFLLSGGSAAPFYERPISLTLLILTVAMLLLMALPAFKRTRETALSAQ; from the coding sequence ATGGATGTCTTCGCCAATATTGCGCTCGGCTTCTCGGTCGCCTTTACGCCGGTGAACCTGCTGTTCTGCTTCTTCGGCGTGTTGATGGGCACGCTGGTCGGCGTGTTGCCGGGCATCGGCACCGTCGCGACCATGTCGATGCTGCTGCCCGCGACGTTCCATCTGGCGCCCGCGACGTCGCTGATCATGCTCGCCGGCATCTATTACGGCGCACAATATGGCGGCTCGACCACCGCGATCCTGGTGAAATTGCCGGGCGAGGCGTCGTCGGTCGCCACCGTGCTCGACGGCTACGCGATGGCGCAGAAGGGTCGCGCGGGGGCCGCCTTGACCATCGCGGCGCTCGCCTCGCTCTTCGCGGGCACCGTGTCCACGCTGCTGATCGCGATGGGCGGGCCCGTGATGGCGCAGATCGCGCTCAAATTCGGACCGGCCGAGTATTTCTCGCTGATGCTGCTGGGCCTCGTCGCGTCGGTGGTCCTCGCCTCGGGCTCGATCGTCAAGGCGATCGCGATGATCCTGGCCGGCGTGTTCCTTGGCCTGATCGGCCCCGACGCGAATTCGCCCGTCCCGCGCATGACCTTCGGCATTGCCGAACTTTCCGAAGGCGTCAATTTCGTCGCCATCGCCGTCGGCCTGTACGGTTTGTCGGAGATCATCCTCAATCTCGAGCAGAGACTGATCCGCACCGCGCCGGTCGCGATGCGCGAATTGATGCCGAACCGCGAGGAGTTCCGCCGCTCGGTCGGCCCGGCAATCCGCGGCACGGCGCTGGGCTCGCTGCTCGGCATCCTGCCCGGCGGCGGGCCGCTGCTCGCCTCGTTCGGCGCCTATGCGCTGGAAAAGAAGATCTCGCCGACGCCCGAACGTTTCGGCCACGGCGCGCCCGAAGGTGTGGCCGCCCCCGAAGCCGCGAACAACGCGGGCGCGCAAACCTCGTTCGTGCCGCTGCTGACCCTAGGCGTGCCGTCCAACGCGATCATGGCGGTGATGGCCGGCGCCATGACGATCCAAGGCATCGCCCCCGGCCCCAAGGTGATGGTCGAGCATGCGCCGTTGTTCTGGGGTATGATCGCGTCGATGTGGATCGGCAATTTCATGCTGGTCGTGTTGAACTTGCCGCTGGTCGGGTTGTGGGTGAAGCTGCTGCAAGTGCCCTATCGCATCCTCTATCCCGCGATTCTGTTTTTCTGCTGCATCGGGGTCTATTCGATCTCCAATTCCGCGTTCGACGTCTATCTCGCCGTCGGCTTCGGCATCGCCGGCTACGCGATGATCAAGCTCGGCTTCGAGCCCACGCCGCTGCTGCTCGGCTTCATCCTGGGCCCGATGATGGAGGAGAACCTGAAACGCACCTTCCTGCTGTCGGGCGGCAGTGCGGCCCCGTTTTACGAGCGGCCGATCAGCTTGACGCTGCTGATCCTGACCGTCGCGATGCTGCTGCTGATGGCGCTGCCAGCCTTCAAACGCACGCGCGAAACCGCGCTAAGCGCGCAGTGA